Proteins from one Brevibacillus humidisoli genomic window:
- a CDS encoding spore coat associated protein CotJA, translated as MHSQIRIYYPYVSPFDPCPPMRVKTYVVPPQLFLGFQPENLAQYSPHKALRRGVLWPALYSPYEGRGDQEGLEDCYE; from the coding sequence TTGCACTCCCAAATCAGGATCTACTACCCTTATGTCAGTCCGTTTGATCCTTGCCCGCCGATGCGAGTCAAAACGTATGTCGTTCCGCCTCAGCTGTTCCTTGGCTTCCAACCGGAGAATCTGGCCCAGTATTCTCCACATAAAGCATTGAGACGTGGAGTGTTATGGCCAGCCCTGTACAGTCCTTATGAAGGTCGAGGAGATCAAGAAGGATTGGAGGATTGCTATGAGTGA
- a CDS encoding spore coat protein CotJB has protein sequence MSDTRQVDERYYELLHQLQALDFALVELNLYLDTHNKDADALHQYNQLVKQRWQLAHEYESRYGPLMHFGHSYSGYPWQWDDLPWPWQV, from the coding sequence ATGAGTGATACGCGACAGGTTGACGAGAGGTATTATGAATTGCTGCACCAACTGCAGGCGCTTGATTTTGCCTTGGTAGAGCTCAATCTGTACCTCGACACCCACAATAAGGATGCGGATGCACTCCACCAGTACAACCAACTGGTGAAGCAGCGATGGCAGTTGGCCCATGAGTACGAGTCACGGTATGGTCCTCTGATGCACTTTGGACACAGCTACTCTGGATACCCCTGGCAGTGGGATGATCTACCCTGGCCATGGCAGGTTTAG
- a CDS encoding manganese catalase family protein: MWIYEKKLQYPVRVSKCDPQMAKFLMEQYGGADGELAAALRYLNQRYTIPNKVIGLLTDIGTEEFAHLEMIATMVYKLTKDATPEQLEAAGLGAHYANHDKALFYNNAAGVPWTATYIQAKGDPIADLYEDIAAEEKARATYQWLIDMTDDPDLKDGLRFLREREVVHSLRFREAVEILKEEQDRKKVF; the protein is encoded by the coding sequence ATGTGGATCTATGAGAAAAAACTGCAATACCCGGTTCGCGTCAGCAAGTGTGATCCTCAAATGGCTAAATTTTTGATGGAGCAGTATGGAGGAGCCGACGGAGAGTTGGCAGCAGCCCTGCGCTATCTGAATCAACGATACACCATCCCCAACAAAGTGATTGGCCTTCTTACTGATATCGGAACAGAGGAGTTTGCCCACTTGGAGATGATTGCGACCATGGTCTACAAGCTAACCAAAGACGCAACCCCCGAGCAATTGGAGGCCGCCGGCTTAGGAGCACACTATGCCAACCACGACAAGGCACTCTTTTACAATAACGCAGCAGGTGTACCTTGGACGGCAACCTACATTCAAGCAAAAGGAGATCCAATCGCTGACCTGTATGAAGACATCGCTGCTGAAGAGAAAGCTCGTGCAACCTATCAATGGCTGATCGATATGACAGATGATCCTGATTTGAAAGACGGTCTCCGTTTCCTGCGAGAGAGAGAAGTTGTCCATTCACTACGGTTTCGGGAAGCTGTTGAGATCCTCAAGGAAGAACAGGACAGGAAAAAAGTATTCTAG
- a CDS encoding YozQ family protein, translating into MRQTNVDQRAAERIASESYDPSDNQSKNPVSRGLATTHEQVADDYMEGTNDGHIDQYAGEDNVEIPRKGYQGMFKS; encoded by the coding sequence ATGCGTCAGACCAACGTCGATCAACGAGCAGCAGAACGGATTGCAAGCGAGTCGTATGATCCATCCGACAACCAAAGCAAGAATCCCGTATCTCGTGGTCTTGCCACCACACATGAGCAGGTAGCTGACGATTACATGGAGGGGACAAACGACGGACATATTGATCAGTATGCCGGGGAGGATAACGTGGAGATTCCTCGAAAAGGGTATCAAGGCATGTTTAAGTCATAA